One genomic region from Hemiscyllium ocellatum isolate sHemOce1 chromosome 13, sHemOce1.pat.X.cur, whole genome shotgun sequence encodes:
- the LOC132821715 gene encoding somatostatin-1A-like has translation MWCNRVQCTLALLSIVLAVLNGGAASTADGYREILETSMDQDLLEDTMIQLLHVVADADKDIVEVDDSKVETPPDNEIPMKFQHRQLGTRMRKNCKNFFWKSYALC, from the exons ATGTGGTGCAACCGAGTTCAGTGCACCCTCGCCCTGCTCTCCATCGTCTTGGCAGTGCTGAATGGGGGCGCCGCTTCCACAGCCGACGGGTATCGAGAAATCCTCGAGACATCCATGGATCAG GACCTTCTGGAGGACACAATGATCCAGCTTTTACATGTGGTGGCAGATGCAGACAAGGATATTGTGGAAGTGGATGATTCTAAAGTTGAGACTCCACCAGATAATGAGATTCCAATGAAATTCCAACATCGTCAACTGGGAACAAGAATGCGGAAAAACTGCAAGAATTTCTTCTGGAAGAGCTATGCTTTATGCTAA